From Draconibacterium halophilum, one genomic window encodes:
- a CDS encoding flavodoxin family protein, which yields MKVVAFNGSPRRNGNTSILIEETFKIFQSEGIETEVVQLGNKPVHGCTACGKCREIQDRKCHIKNDLLNICIEKMIEADGIILGTPVYFADVSTEIKALIDVAGYVTRGNGHLLKRKVGAGVISVRRGGALPTFDTMNRFFLINQMIVPGSSYWNFAFGKNQGDVLQDEEGINTIRTLAENMSWLMKKLQAD from the coding sequence ATGAAAGTAGTAGCCTTTAACGGAAGCCCGAGACGCAACGGAAACACATCTATTTTAATTGAAGAAACATTTAAGATCTTTCAATCAGAAGGAATAGAAACCGAAGTCGTTCAGCTGGGGAATAAACCGGTTCACGGTTGTACAGCTTGTGGTAAATGTCGCGAAATTCAGGACCGGAAATGCCACATTAAAAACGATCTGTTGAATATTTGCATCGAGAAAATGATTGAAGCCGATGGTATTATTTTGGGTACTCCCGTTTACTTTGCCGACGTTAGCACCGAGATAAAAGCCTTAATAGATGTGGCCGGTTATGTTACACGCGGCAACGGTCATTTGCTAAAACGAAAAGTTGGTGCCGGCGTAATTTCAGTGCGCCGAGGTGGTGCCTTACCTACTTTCGATACCATGAATCGCTTTTTTCTGATTAACCAGATGATTGTTCCCGGCTCAAGTTACTGGAACTTTGCTTTTGGTAAAAATCAGGGCGATGTACTCCAGGACGAAGAAGGCATTAACACTATTCGAACGCTGGCGGAGAATATGAGTTGGTTAATGAAGAAGTTGCAAGCAGATTGA
- the mazG gene encoding nucleoside triphosphate pyrophosphohydrolase, whose amino-acid sequence MQKKVEEFKRLLDIMDELREKCPWDKKQTLESLRKLTIEETYELGDAILQNDLQEIKKELGDILLHIVFYAKIGDEKGAFDIGDVLEGINEKLIYRHPHIFGDVDVEGSADKVAENWEALKLKEKGGNKRVLEGVPAAMPALVKANRIQEKVRGVGFDWEYKEQVWDKVKEEVDELSVEINKADKDKMEAEFGDLLFAVVNAARLYDIDPEAALERTNIKFIKRFNYLESKTLMQGKSLHDMRLAEMDEIWEEAKKEE is encoded by the coding sequence ATGCAAAAAAAAGTAGAAGAGTTTAAACGCTTGCTGGATATAATGGACGAATTGCGCGAGAAATGTCCGTGGGATAAAAAACAAACGCTGGAATCGTTACGCAAACTAACCATTGAAGAAACCTACGAATTGGGAGATGCCATTTTACAAAACGATTTACAGGAGATAAAAAAAGAGTTGGGCGACATACTATTGCATATTGTTTTTTACGCCAAAATAGGTGATGAAAAAGGAGCTTTCGATATTGGCGATGTGCTGGAAGGAATAAACGAAAAGCTGATTTATCGTCATCCGCATATTTTTGGCGATGTGGATGTTGAAGGCTCGGCAGATAAAGTTGCTGAAAACTGGGAAGCCTTAAAACTGAAAGAAAAAGGTGGCAATAAACGTGTTTTAGAAGGTGTGCCTGCTGCCATGCCTGCACTAGTAAAAGCCAACCGTATTCAGGAAAAAGTGAGAGGCGTGGGTTTCGACTGGGAATACAAAGAACAGGTTTGGGATAAAGTTAAAGAAGAGGTTGACGAGTTAAGTGTTGAGATCAACAAAGCCGACAAAGATAAAATGGAGGCCGAGTTTGGTGATCTGCTTTTTGCCGTTGTAAATGCTGCGCGTTTGTACGACATCGATCCGGAGGCAGCACTGGAGCGTACCAATATAAAATTTATAAAACGCTTTAATTACCTCGAAAGTAAAACCCTTATGCAGGGAAAAAGCCTGCACGATATGAGGCTTGCCGAAATGGATGAGATTTGGGAAGAGGCTAAGAAGGAGGAGTAG
- a CDS encoding glycosyltransferase family 2 protein — MDISVVIPLFNEEESLPELAAWIKKVMEKNNFSYEIMMIDDGSHDNSWKVVEQLQKENSSIKGIKFRRNYGKSAALYCGFEAVQGDVVITMDADLQDSPDEIPELFRMIKEDGFDLVSGWKKKRFDPVLTKNIPSKLYNWTVRRMSGIKLHDMNCGLKAYRKNVIKSIEVYGEMHRYIPVLAKWAGYNNIGEKVVVHAERKYGVTKFGLERFVRGPLDLLSVMFISRFVKRPMHFFGILGALIFFVGFAAAAYLGVEKIIQLNQGITGHLITDSPYFYIALTSMIIGGQFFLAGFLGELVSRSASERNKYQIDIKTFE, encoded by the coding sequence ATGGATATTTCCGTAGTTATTCCCCTGTTTAATGAAGAGGAGTCGCTTCCCGAGCTGGCGGCGTGGATAAAAAAAGTGATGGAGAAAAATAATTTCTCGTATGAAATTATGATGATTGATGATGGAAGCCACGACAATTCATGGAAAGTGGTAGAGCAACTTCAAAAAGAAAATTCGAGCATTAAAGGAATTAAATTCAGGCGAAATTACGGAAAATCTGCTGCATTATATTGCGGTTTTGAGGCTGTTCAGGGCGATGTAGTTATTACCATGGATGCCGATCTTCAGGATAGTCCCGATGAAATTCCGGAGTTATTCCGGATGATAAAAGAAGACGGTTTCGACTTGGTTTCGGGCTGGAAAAAGAAACGTTTCGACCCGGTTCTCACCAAAAACATACCCAGCAAATTATACAACTGGACAGTTCGCCGAATGAGTGGAATTAAGTTGCACGACATGAACTGTGGCTTGAAAGCTTATCGTAAAAATGTAATAAAAAGCATTGAAGTTTACGGCGAAATGCACCGCTACATTCCGGTACTTGCAAAATGGGCCGGTTACAATAACATTGGCGAAAAAGTAGTTGTACATGCCGAACGCAAATACGGAGTTACTAAATTTGGCCTCGAGCGTTTTGTTCGTGGTCCGCTCGATTTACTTTCGGTAATGTTTATTTCGCGCTTTGTGAAACGCCCCATGCATTTTTTTGGCATTTTGGGGGCACTCATCTTTTTTGTTGGATTTGCAGCGGCAGCTTACCTCGGCGTTGAAAAAATCATTCAGCTGAATCAGGGTATTACCGGTCATTTAATTACTGATAGCCCGTATTTCTATATTGCATTAACATCAATGATTATTGGTGGACAATTTTTTCTGGCAGGATTCCTTGGCGAACTGGTTTCGAGAAGTGCAAGCGAGCGTAACAAATATCAAATTGATATAAAGACATTTGAATAA
- a CDS encoding DUF4159 domain-containing protein encodes MRISFLFLFLLFTLGSVAQGSSVKIALLKYNGGGDWYSDPTALPNLIEFCNENLKTNINPEPSTIEIGSPELFNFPFVHLTGHGNIILSENDAMNLRVYLEGGGFLHIDDNYGLDEYIRREMKKVFPDQEFVELPPSHDIYHQKYDFNEGIPKIHEHDNKQPQAFGLFVDDRLVCFYTFETDLGDGWEDIDVHNDPEDLRQKALKMGANIIAYVFQQ; translated from the coding sequence ATGCGAATTTCATTTTTATTCCTGTTTCTTCTTTTTACCCTCGGGTCGGTAGCACAAGGCAGCAGTGTAAAAATTGCTTTATTGAAATACAACGGCGGCGGCGACTGGTATTCCGATCCTACTGCCCTGCCCAACCTCATCGAGTTTTGTAACGAAAATCTGAAAACCAATATAAACCCCGAACCTTCGACTATTGAAATTGGCAGCCCCGAGTTATTTAATTTCCCGTTTGTGCATTTAACCGGTCACGGAAACATCATATTATCTGAAAACGACGCGATGAATTTACGCGTTTACCTTGAAGGCGGTGGTTTTTTACACATCGACGATAATTACGGATTGGACGAATACATCCGCCGCGAAATGAAAAAGGTTTTTCCCGACCAGGAATTTGTAGAGCTGCCTCCATCGCACGATATCTACCATCAGAAATACGATTTTAACGAAGGCATTCCGAAAATACACGAGCACGACAATAAACAACCACAGGCTTTTGGGTTATTTGTCGACGACAGGCTGGTTTGCTTTTACACATTCGAAACCGACCTTGGCGATGGCTGGGAAGATATTGACGTACACAACGACCCGGAAGATCTGCGCCAAAAAGCGCTAAAAATGGGCGCCAACATTATCGCATACGTATTCCAACAATAA
- a CDS encoding DUF3098 domain-containing protein: MEIFYRKKYLLLALVIILLIMGFGLMSGPKAVEGEFNDAIFSFRRITLAPIIILAAYGSMIFLIFKRK, translated from the coding sequence ATGGAAATTTTTTACCGTAAAAAATATCTTCTCCTCGCATTAGTTATAATCTTATTAATAATGGGCTTCGGATTAATGTCAGGCCCGAAAGCTGTTGAGGGCGAATTTAACGACGCTATTTTTAGTTTTCGTAGAATTACACTTGCACCAATAATCATTTTGGCAGCCTACGGATCAATGATTTTTCTTATTTTTAAACGCAAGTGA
- a CDS encoding ABC transporter ATP-binding protein → MRKTQNKNTAAKQRGGLFRVLGPYKLLVAGLTLMALAGSGINLFIPRIIARAIDAFTANEFDARNIITEFMVAAFGIFLFTFLQGVVQTLTAEKVAKDLRNKLAKKISQQSYLFVLKANPSKLLTNLTSDMDSVKMFVSQAFVSIISSLFVIIGVAVLLISINWKLALAVLTIVPILSVAFYIVFKKVKVLFKKSRELIDALNRVINESILGSALIRVLNAHQPEILKFVEKNVESRDLGLSIVRLFSVLIPIVTFVANFAIVIILALGGHYVVMGSLSLGNFAAFNSYVMMLIFPVMMIGFMSNIIASATASHSRIRQVLDAKLPVDRGTVASGIAGNIKLEKVNLSYDKKPVLKNISFDIKAGSKTAIIGPTAAGKSQLLYLLTNLIPPESGEVTIDNVQANDYTSEVLNRQVGFVFQDNVIFNMSLRENVAFNDKVSEEDLQKAVATAELSEFTNTLPQKLDTIASERGTSLSGGQKQRIMLARALALNPKILLLDDFTSRVDRKTEDKILANIHKNYPDLTLVSVTQKIAPVKDFDQIILLMEGEIVATGSHDYLKEHSPEYIQIYNSQKSTNHYEL, encoded by the coding sequence ATGCGCAAAACGCAAAATAAAAACACAGCAGCAAAACAACGCGGAGGCTTGTTTCGTGTACTTGGCCCCTACAAACTACTTGTCGCAGGCTTAACTTTAATGGCATTAGCAGGGAGTGGTATTAACCTTTTTATTCCGCGTATTATAGCACGTGCTATTGATGCTTTTACGGCTAACGAATTCGATGCACGAAATATTATTACAGAGTTTATGGTGGCTGCATTCGGCATATTCCTTTTTACTTTTCTTCAGGGAGTAGTACAAACACTTACCGCCGAAAAAGTGGCCAAAGATTTGCGCAACAAACTGGCCAAAAAAATTTCACAGCAAAGCTATCTCTTTGTCCTAAAAGCAAACCCTTCGAAACTCCTTACCAACCTTACCTCTGATATGGATTCAGTAAAGATGTTTGTCTCGCAAGCTTTTGTATCCATTATTTCGTCGTTGTTTGTTATCATCGGGGTGGCTGTTTTGCTTATTTCCATCAACTGGAAGCTGGCACTGGCGGTGCTCACGATAGTGCCCATTTTGTCGGTGGCATTTTATATTGTATTCAAAAAAGTAAAAGTTCTTTTTAAGAAAAGTCGCGAATTAATTGATGCCCTTAACCGTGTTATAAACGAAAGTATTTTAGGATCGGCACTTATCAGAGTATTAAACGCACATCAACCCGAAATTCTGAAGTTTGTAGAAAAAAACGTTGAGTCGCGTGATCTGGGACTTTCCATTGTTCGCCTTTTTTCCGTGCTTATTCCCATAGTAACTTTTGTTGCCAACTTCGCCATCGTAATCATTCTGGCATTGGGTGGTCATTATGTGGTTATGGGGTCGCTTTCACTTGGTAATTTTGCTGCATTTAACAGCTATGTGATGATGCTAATTTTTCCGGTTATGATGATTGGATTTATGAGCAATATTATCGCCTCGGCAACGGCTTCACACAGCAGAATAAGACAAGTACTGGATGCAAAATTGCCTGTCGACCGAGGAACGGTAGCATCCGGAATTGCAGGAAATATAAAGCTCGAAAAAGTAAACCTTAGTTACGATAAAAAACCGGTGCTAAAGAATATTTCATTCGATATAAAAGCCGGAAGTAAAACAGCGATTATCGGACCAACAGCTGCCGGAAAAAGTCAGTTACTCTATTTGCTTACCAATCTTATTCCTCCTGAATCAGGAGAGGTTACCATCGACAATGTTCAGGCAAATGACTATACCAGCGAAGTACTGAACCGGCAGGTTGGCTTTGTTTTTCAGGACAATGTAATTTTCAACATGAGCCTTCGGGAAAACGTGGCTTTTAACGACAAGGTTTCTGAAGAAGACCTGCAAAAGGCAGTAGCAACAGCCGAACTTTCTGAATTCACCAATACCCTGCCACAAAAGCTCGATACCATAGCATCGGAGCGGGGAACCAGTTTGTCGGGCGGACAAAAACAGCGTATTATGCTGGCGCGTGCTTTAGCACTGAATCCAAAAATACTCCTGCTCGATGATTTCACATCGCGTGTCGATCGTAAAACCGAGGATAAAATACTTGCCAATATTCATAAAAACTATCCCGACCTAACGCTGGTTTCAGTAACGCAGAAAATTGCGCCGGTAAAAGATTTTGATCAGATTATTCTGCTGATGGAAGGCGAAATAGTTGCAACAGGAAGTCATGACTACTTGAAAGAACACTCGCCCGAATACATTCAGATTTATAATTCACAAAAAAGCACAAACCACTATGAATTATAA
- a CDS encoding DUF3781 domain-containing protein, whose amino-acid sequence MKSLKNEIIARICYTDLVYDRINKKLNSELSNDKIEEIIGSVINETEESDFQQKGKNVYITNKARNIRLTINSNTFRIITADRLK is encoded by the coding sequence ATGAAAAGTTTAAAGAATGAAATAATAGCCAGAATTTGTTACACCGATCTTGTTTATGACAGAATTAATAAAAAACTAAATAGCGAACTCTCTAACGACAAAATTGAAGAAATAATTGGCTCAGTTATAAACGAAACAGAAGAATCCGATTTTCAACAAAAAGGTAAAAATGTCTACATAACAAATAAGGCACGTAATATTAGACTAACAATTAATAGCAACACTTTTAGAATAATTACGGCTGACAGATTAAAATAG
- a CDS encoding RNA polymerase sigma factor yields the protein MTAIKNGNQSAFSELYERFNLRLYYYFFRMLGNDKEVANDFLQDIFLKIINKPELFKPGNKFTSWIFTVAHNMCKNEYRNREVRKIVCKDENPEQFLSNENSYEETRNKENLISELFAEIENLEEDQKAILLLKYKENFSLKEISEILELPVGTIKSRLYYARTALTKKMADKELL from the coding sequence ATGACAGCCATAAAAAATGGCAACCAGTCGGCTTTCTCCGAATTGTACGAACGATTTAATCTGCGTTTGTACTACTATTTTTTTCGTATGCTGGGCAACGACAAAGAAGTGGCCAACGATTTTTTACAAGACATTTTTCTGAAGATCATCAACAAACCGGAACTTTTTAAACCCGGAAACAAATTTACAAGCTGGATTTTTACGGTGGCGCACAACATGTGTAAAAACGAGTACCGCAACCGCGAAGTGCGAAAAATTGTATGTAAAGATGAAAATCCAGAGCAATTTCTGAGCAACGAAAATTCGTACGAAGAGACGAGGAACAAAGAAAACCTCATCAGCGAATTATTTGCTGAAATTGAAAATCTGGAAGAAGATCAGAAAGCAATTTTGCTGCTGAAATACAAGGAAAATTTTAGTCTGAAAGAAATCTCGGAGATACTGGAATTACCGGTAGGAACCATTAAATCGAGATTGTATTATGCGCGCACCGCGCTCACAAAAAAAATGGCTGATAAAGAGTTACTTTAA
- a CDS encoding ABC transporter ATP-binding protein, whose protein sequence is MNYNLDKKSKNAVKKLPLLASLKKLVAIISGERRNLIIAFAAISLNAGLSLAGAYVIGYTIDNYVQTKDYNGVLLFAGILLAMYILAFFVNYAQMIMMGGIGQRMLYSLRNSVFNKLQELPLDFFNQNKSGDLISRINNDTQKVNEFFSQSLMRFIGGIITMTGAGILLLAINLPLGLAALSPALFLLIFTKLISPWIRRKNEASLESLGNLSAEIQESLANFKVVVAFNRRDYFRKRFMKVNQENYRRSVYAGIANNVLNPVYTFAANVGQLIVLALGIWLIIQGNFSVGLLISFIAYVANFYNPLRQLAILWANFQQALAAWDRISYLLSLESNLNINHDKETHASSSLVHFKDVSFSYPNGKEVLHKVSFNLERGKTYAFIGPTGGGKTTTASLIARLYDATKGTLLLDGRDIKSYKASERADKIGVILQEPILFTGNVRENILYGNEALKSMSNDELEQLMEQAGLGSLLQRFDRGLETPIQMTGDGISLGQKQLIAFMRAILRKPELLILDEATANIDTVTEQQLETIISNLPESTTKVIIAHRLNTIENADEIFFVNSGEITAAGSFNEALNLLMQGTMDS, encoded by the coding sequence ATGAATTATAATCTGGATAAAAAATCGAAAAATGCAGTAAAGAAACTCCCTTTACTGGCATCGTTAAAAAAACTGGTTGCAATTATTAGTGGCGAACGACGTAACCTGATAATAGCTTTTGCAGCAATTTCGTTGAATGCAGGATTAAGTTTAGCGGGAGCATATGTTATTGGATATACAATCGACAATTACGTGCAAACCAAAGATTACAATGGAGTGCTGCTTTTTGCCGGAATTTTACTGGCCATGTACATACTGGCTTTCTTCGTAAATTACGCGCAAATGATTATGATGGGCGGCATCGGACAGCGAATGTTGTATAGTCTTCGCAACTCAGTATTTAACAAATTACAGGAATTACCGCTCGATTTTTTCAACCAAAACAAGTCGGGCGATCTCATTTCACGCATCAATAACGACACACAAAAAGTAAATGAATTCTTCTCGCAATCGCTGATGCGTTTTATTGGCGGAATAATTACCATGACCGGAGCGGGAATTCTGCTATTGGCGATCAATCTACCACTGGGATTGGCAGCACTCTCTCCTGCCCTTTTCCTGTTGATATTTACCAAACTTATTTCGCCGTGGATTCGTCGTAAAAACGAGGCCAGCCTTGAAAGCCTGGGTAATTTATCGGCCGAAATACAGGAAAGTCTGGCCAACTTTAAAGTGGTAGTGGCTTTTAACCGTCGCGATTATTTCCGTAAACGGTTTATGAAAGTGAACCAGGAAAACTACAGACGCTCGGTTTATGCCGGTATTGCCAACAATGTACTCAACCCGGTTTATACTTTTGCTGCTAATGTAGGACAATTGATTGTTCTAGCTTTAGGAATTTGGCTCATTATTCAGGGGAATTTTAGCGTTGGTTTGCTGATTAGTTTTATTGCCTACGTTGCCAACTTTTACAATCCCTTACGACAGCTAGCCATACTTTGGGCCAACTTTCAACAAGCCCTGGCAGCATGGGACAGAATCTCCTATTTGCTCTCATTGGAAAGCAACCTGAACATAAACCACGACAAAGAAACACATGCAAGTTCATCGCTTGTGCATTTTAAAGATGTTTCGTTTAGCTACCCAAACGGAAAAGAAGTGTTGCACAAAGTAAGCTTTAACCTGGAGCGTGGAAAAACCTATGCTTTTATCGGGCCAACCGGTGGTGGAAAAACAACCACTGCCTCATTGATTGCCCGCTTATACGATGCCACAAAAGGGACGCTGCTGCTTGATGGCCGCGATATAAAATCGTACAAAGCAAGTGAAAGAGCTGATAAAATAGGAGTCATTTTGCAGGAGCCAATTCTCTTCACGGGAAACGTAAGGGAAAATATTCTTTATGGAAATGAAGCATTAAAATCGATGAGCAATGACGAGCTCGAACAATTGATGGAACAAGCCGGGCTGGGAAGTTTATTGCAACGTTTCGACCGTGGACTGGAAACGCCAATTCAAATGACCGGTGATGGAATAAGCCTGGGGCAAAAACAGCTGATTGCTTTTATGCGGGCCATTTTGCGCAAACCCGAGCTGCTAATTCTTGATGAAGCCACTGCCAATATCGATACCGTTACCGAACAACAACTGGAAACGATCATTAGCAATTTGCCCGAATCGACGACAAAAGTTATTATCGCTCACCGCTTAAATACCATCGAGAATGCCGACGAGATCTTTTTTGTAAATTCAGGAGAAATTACTGCTGCCGGCTCTTTCAACGAAGCCCTTAATTTACTGATGCAGGGCACAATGGATAGTTAG